One genomic segment of Vespa velutina chromosome 10, iVesVel2.1, whole genome shotgun sequence includes these proteins:
- the LOC124952673 gene encoding uncharacterized protein LOC124952673 isoform X1, whose translation MKFEVPVHRKKYFIFRAKDYCSLMRPCFVISCILGVFPYKATPTSMSMSKFGYLYSTLVTGLYVVHVFVVLYQTDVSSVVKYDSVPGILQVNFYFILGTAVVVTAYYNLRHRLLFLQQLYLVASKLPSETFNKLSKYIHAKDIIGFFFLVGQMPNVLNRSLALTFTKCSLLYVTLTVFIMDMLYMNCTCIINECFKRINKNLENLQHVVVTGEPHLLRRVYHEKKNPLLLMELKAIKRRHQEVSDVLQQLNSTFGSQIIITSLMTFAEVTFSLYFYILQTINKKEVNLENQIWYEYFITSITYYSIKLGLIAWTCETAKNQAAEVGIRIHEVVINTKDKDIKNELQLFSLQVLHRDNTFTSKGLTMDASLLTTIVGSITTYLLILIQFLISLRSCKSNNATNVMF comes from the exons ATGAAATTCGAAGTACCCGTTCATCGTAAAAAGTATTTCATTTTCCGCGCTAAAGATTATTGTTCCTTGATGCGACCATGCTTCGTCATTTCTTGTATACTAGGTGTATTTCCCTATAAAGCCACTCCAACGAGCATGAGCATGTCAAAATTTGGCTACCTATATTCTACGCTCGTAACAGGTCTATACGTCGTTCACGTTTTCGTTGTTCTATATCAAACCGATGTGTCCAGCGTAGTGAAGTACGACAGCGTACCGGGAATTTTACaagtcaatttttatttcatccttGGTACCGCGGTAGTTGTAACCGCGTACTATAACTTACGCCATAGGTTGTTATTCCTTCAACAATTATATCTAGTAGCCTCAAAATTACCCTCCGAAACCTTCAATAAGCTCTCGAAATATATTCACGCGAAAGATATAAtcggtttcttctttttggtTGGACAAATGCCGAACGTGTTGAACCGATCTTTGGCCCTAACATTTACCAAGTGTTCCTTATTATACGTGACATTGACAGTTTTCATAATGGATATGCTTTATATGAATTGTACTTGCATAATTAATGAATGCTTTAAgagaattaacaaaaatttggaaaatctTCAGCACGTTGTCGTGACTGGCGAGCCTCATCTCTTGAGAAGGGTCtatcatgaaaaaaagaatcctttACTTTTAATGGAATTGAAGGCCATTAAAAGGAGACATCAAGAAGTCAGTGACGTTCTTCAACAATTGAACTCAACTTTTGGCTCACAAATTATTATCACGTCTTTGATGACCTTCGCGGAAGTAACTTTCAGTCTATACTTTTACATATTGCAAACGATcaataagaaagaagtaaatttGGAAAATCAAATCTGGTATGAGTACTTTATAACGTCGATAACATATTATTCCATCAAGTTAGGTCTAATAGCGTGGACATGCGAAACCGCTAAAAATCAGGCTGCCGAGGTTGGAATTAGGATCCATGAGGTAGTTATCAATACTAAAGACAAGGATATTAAAAACGAG TTGCAATTATTTTCCTTGCAAGTATTGCATCGTGATAACACGTTCACCTCCAAGGGACTCACCATGGACGCGTCTCTCTTAACAACG ATCGTAGGAAGCATTACAACGTATCTGTTGATTCTAATACAATTTTTGATTTCCTTGCGCTCATGCAAGTCCAACAACGCGACCAACGTTATGTTTTAA
- the LOC124952673 gene encoding uncharacterized protein LOC124952673 isoform X2: MKFEVPVHRKKYFIFRAKDYCSLMRPCFVISCILGVFPYKATPTSMSMSKFGYLYSTLVTGLYVVHVFVVLYQTDVSSVVKYDSVPGILQVNFYFILGTAVVVTAYYNLRHRLLFLQQLYLVASKLPSETFNKLSKYIHAKDIIGFFFLVGQMPNVLNRSLALTFTKCSLLYVTLTVFIMDMLYMNCTCIINECFKRINKNLENLQHVVVTGEPHLLRRVYHEKKNPLLLMELKAIKRRHQEVSDVLQQLNSTFGSQIIITSLMTFAELGLIAWTCETAKNQAAEVGIRIHEVVINTKDKDIKNELQLFSLQVLHRDNTFTSKGLTMDASLLTTIVGSITTYLLILIQFLISLRSCKSNNATNVMF, from the exons ATGAAATTCGAAGTACCCGTTCATCGTAAAAAGTATTTCATTTTCCGCGCTAAAGATTATTGTTCCTTGATGCGACCATGCTTCGTCATTTCTTGTATACTAGGTGTATTTCCCTATAAAGCCACTCCAACGAGCATGAGCATGTCAAAATTTGGCTACCTATATTCTACGCTCGTAACAGGTCTATACGTCGTTCACGTTTTCGTTGTTCTATATCAAACCGATGTGTCCAGCGTAGTGAAGTACGACAGCGTACCGGGAATTTTACaagtcaatttttatttcatccttGGTACCGCGGTAGTTGTAACCGCGTACTATAACTTACGCCATAGGTTGTTATTCCTTCAACAATTATATCTAGTAGCCTCAAAATTACCCTCCGAAACCTTCAATAAGCTCTCGAAATATATTCACGCGAAAGATATAAtcggtttcttctttttggtTGGACAAATGCCGAACGTGTTGAACCGATCTTTGGCCCTAACATTTACCAAGTGTTCCTTATTATACGTGACATTGACAGTTTTCATAATGGATATGCTTTATATGAATTGTACTTGCATAATTAATGAATGCTTTAAgagaattaacaaaaatttggaaaatctTCAGCACGTTGTCGTGACTGGCGAGCCTCATCTCTTGAGAAGGGTCtatcatgaaaaaaagaatcctttACTTTTAATGGAATTGAAGGCCATTAAAAGGAGACATCAAGAAGTCAGTGACGTTCTTCAACAATTGAACTCAACTTTTGGCTCACAAATTATTATCACGTCTTTGATGACCTTCGCGGAA TTAGGTCTAATAGCGTGGACATGCGAAACCGCTAAAAATCAGGCTGCCGAGGTTGGAATTAGGATCCATGAGGTAGTTATCAATACTAAAGACAAGGATATTAAAAACGAG TTGCAATTATTTTCCTTGCAAGTATTGCATCGTGATAACACGTTCACCTCCAAGGGACTCACCATGGACGCGTCTCTCTTAACAACG ATCGTAGGAAGCATTACAACGTATCTGTTGATTCTAATACAATTTTTGATTTCCTTGCGCTCATGCAAGTCCAACAACGCGACCAACGTTATGTTTTAA